Proteins from a single region of Candidatus Poribacteria bacterium:
- a CDS encoding phosphoribosylaminoimidazolesuccinocarboxamide synthase, which yields MSQNVITSTQLTNLTPAHSGKVRDLYDLGDELLIISTDRISAFDVVLPNGIPDKGRVLTGLSKFWFNYTESVCKNHLIATNVEDYPDTLHPDAELLEGRSMLVRKANRVDIECVVRGYLAGSGWSSYQKTGEICGQKLPDGLQESDRLPELLFTPTTKAEHGEHDEPISIEDMKNEVGSELTDRLIDASFALFRSASQHAESTGIILCDTKFEFGELNGDLILIDEVFTPDSSRFWPAELYEPGKPQQSFDKQFVRDYLSEIGWNKEPPAPELPETVISKTSEKYREAYRLIVGEEL from the coding sequence ATGTCTCAAAATGTTATCACATCTACACAGTTAACCAACTTAACCCCTGCCCACAGTGGTAAGGTGCGCGATCTCTACGACCTCGGAGACGAACTCCTGATTATATCCACAGATCGGATTTCCGCCTTTGATGTCGTTTTACCGAACGGCATACCCGATAAAGGCAGAGTTTTAACCGGTCTGTCCAAATTCTGGTTCAACTACACGGAATCTGTCTGTAAGAACCACCTCATTGCGACTAATGTTGAAGATTACCCCGATACGTTACACCCTGACGCGGAACTCTTAGAAGGACGCTCTATGCTCGTCCGTAAAGCGAATCGGGTTGATATTGAATGCGTGGTGCGCGGTTATCTCGCTGGGTCCGGCTGGTCCTCATATCAGAAGACAGGCGAGATCTGCGGACAGAAACTCCCAGATGGACTACAGGAATCTGATCGACTGCCCGAACTCCTATTTACACCCACAACTAAAGCCGAACATGGCGAGCATGACGAACCAATCTCTATTGAAGATATGAAGAACGAAGTCGGTAGCGAACTTACGGATCGCTTGATTGATGCGAGTTTCGCGCTCTTTAGAAGTGCCAGTCAGCACGCGGAAAGTACCGGTATTATCCTTTGTGATACTAAGTTTGAGTTTGGGGAGCTCAATGGCGACCTGATTCTCATCGACGAAGTGTTTACGCCGGACTCATCCCGCTTCTGGCCCGCCGAGCTTTACGAACCGGGTAAACCGCAGCAGAGTTTCGATAAACAGTTCGTCCGGGATTATCTCTCCGAAATCGGTTGGAACAAAGAACCCCCCGCACCTGAGTTGCCAGAGACGGTCATCTCCAAAACGAGCGAGAAGTATCGCGAGGCGTATCGTCTCATCGTCGGCGAAGAGCTGTAG
- a CDS encoding CaiB/BaiF CoA-transferase family protein: MASPLDGIKVLDLTRVLAGPYTTMLLGDLGAEVIKIEQPGTGDESRNFGPFKNGFSLYFMSVNRGKRSVTLNLKTERGQAIFKQLLKQTDILVENFRPGTMKNLGLDYETLKADHPSLIYAACSGFGQTGPYAQQGAYDMIIQGMGGIISITGEPEGPPVRVGTSISDITAALFTTIGILSALHHRNQTGKGQFVDVAMLDSLVAVLENAVVRYFATGEAPKPLGARHPAITPFEAFASADGYVIIALGNDVLWSKFCEHVDRKELISDERFQTNADRTENHSELFPILSEIMSQRTTDDWIDALGNIGVPCGPINTMDKVVSHPQVQAREMITRVAHQITGEVEVPGVPIKLSETPGNVDAPAPSLGEHTTEILTDVLKMSPDEVAKLKQDGVI; the protein is encoded by the coding sequence ATGGCAAGTCCACTTGACGGCATAAAGGTTTTGGATCTCACGCGGGTACTCGCGGGGCCTTACACGACGATGCTTCTTGGTGATCTTGGAGCAGAGGTCATCAAGATTGAGCAGCCCGGCACAGGGGACGAATCTCGCAATTTTGGTCCCTTTAAAAACGGGTTCAGCCTCTACTTCATGAGTGTGAATCGTGGAAAACGGAGTGTGACGCTCAACCTTAAAACCGAACGTGGACAGGCAATCTTCAAGCAGTTGTTGAAACAGACTGACATTCTCGTCGAGAATTTCCGTCCGGGAACAATGAAAAATTTGGGCTTGGATTACGAGACACTGAAAGCCGACCACCCATCGCTCATTTATGCAGCGTGCTCCGGCTTCGGACAGACCGGTCCGTATGCACAGCAAGGGGCGTACGACATGATTATCCAAGGCATGGGCGGTATCATCAGCATTACGGGTGAACCGGAAGGACCGCCCGTGCGTGTCGGCACGTCTATCAGTGACATCACCGCTGCCCTCTTCACGACGATTGGTATCCTCTCCGCCCTGCATCATCGCAATCAAACAGGCAAGGGACAGTTTGTTGATGTAGCGATGTTAGACAGTCTCGTTGCTGTTTTGGAAAACGCTGTTGTCCGTTATTTCGCCACTGGTGAGGCACCCAAACCGCTCGGTGCCAGACACCCGGCGATTACACCGTTTGAGGCGTTCGCGTCCGCGGATGGATACGTAATTATCGCACTCGGAAACGATGTGCTTTGGTCTAAGTTCTGTGAACATGTGGACCGGAAGGAACTCATCTCAGATGAACGGTTCCAAACGAACGCAGATCGAACAGAAAATCATAGTGAACTGTTTCCGATTCTCTCGGAGATCATGTCTCAACGGACGACCGACGATTGGATTGACGCACTCGGAAACATCGGTGTGCCGTGTGGTCCCATCAATACAATGGATAAGGTCGTCAGTCATCCACAGGTGCAAGCGCGAGAGATGATTACACGCGTCGCACACCAGATTACGGGAGAAGTGGAGGTGCCGGGGGTGCCGATTAAACTTTCGGAAACGCCCGGAAATGTGGACGCACCTGCCCCCAGTCTCGGTGAACATACAACCGAGATTCTAACCGATGTATTGAAAATGTCTCCAGACGAAGTAGCAAAGTTAAAACAGGATGGTGTTATATAA